GTCCGTAATCACCAAAACCTTTTTCCGACGTTATTTGTATGGTAGAACTAATGTTGTATCTGTAATCGTATGTGTCTCTTCTTACCCTCCATATGTATGATGGCGTACGCATCCACGTTACATTTGGCGCTGGAAATGATACTACATGCATTATAATGTGTAATTCGTTGTTGATCTGTGCTCCTATTGTGTGATCTTTTTTTACATTCCGAGGTTTACCTGcaatagaaatttaaatatcaacacaaaagaaagaatattttaaaatatttcatttaattaaaaacatttttgtttttaacaaatgttctaatattgtttttatgttttattaaacctttctttttttatttgttgtccTTTGTGAATTGAGATTAAATTCATATTTCCcacaatacatgtatttgatttcgGAGTTTTGTCAATGCCTACATGTGATTCCGTAGAACTGAATTTgcgttaaacatttaaatgtggAATTTCTATGATAACAACAAAATGTCATACAATGGGTAGcctacaaatacaaataatctTGCAGATACAGCTTGAAGTATTACATGTACTCAAATGATGTTTACCTAACATAGATATTGAAtgagaaatataaatatgtgtGGGGTGTCTGTTTTTTTAGATGTACAATTACGCAGCCATGTCTGTTCAGAATGAAGACGTCACATCCGACGAAGAAAGACTGTCATGTTCTCTGCATGTTCACAATTCTCGTAAAAAAAAACCCTCATAAAGGTGTGCAATGTTATGGTTAGGGGGTCTTTCAATCTTTTGACACCTCCAAAGTGCCACTTTTTAACCTTTCTTAGCTGGCCCAAATGAcatctttactttaaaaaatgtatgaccCTTATTTCTGTACGGTGTAATCCCCTTCCCCCTTCTAACTTGCTATAGCtgtatgaggcataaaacatggagataTAAATATGGAAGGGCTGTCAAGTAACACATTGTCAAAATAAAGGACTTTTTTCGtgactatttttattttccttgcAAAGTCATTGCTTGTTTTCATTATGCGTGTTTTACAAACTAGTTAAAATATGCGATATGATGTCCAGCATGACTAACATTAAGTGCATGTTTTGTCAAATGTGAAAATTAAGTTGTTCTTTTTCTACCTTTAACATGTTGAAAGTAATTGTTCATTAATCAAACAGTTATAAATACATGATTCAATTCTAATAAATATTGACAGATCTTTTGATAAACAAAGATACACTCTTGcaactttttatttaaacttacaCAATATTGTTAAGTTTACTGTTTTGTTATCCCCATATGCTATACCATTTCGTGCTTGTATGGTAAATATTCCAGAGTCTTCGCATCTTAGAGATGGTAGTTCTGTTGAGAAATCtccatttgacatttttgtataACTTAATGGTGAACCCGTCAACAAAGATGAGTTTACTTCTAATTGCGGATCTGGGTTACTTTCAATACGAAGTACAATCCTTGGGTTCGTGTCTTCATTAAAACTATGAGTTGAAGGGTTTATCTCACTATTTATccaaaatgaattaatttttgGAGAATCTGAAACGAAACAATCAATACTCCATCACAAAAAGTATATATAGTAAACGTATATATGTTCTCGATTTAAATGCAAAAACTATTCGAAAATGAGCTTTATTCATGAATCAAACAATGAGTTTATATTATTGACCTGAGTGTACAAATTATTTGATAGTTTATTTTTGCACatttaattaacttaaaaaatgaaataaaataccgTGCAAAACTTTACCCCTTTCTTAGTTATAATAGTaatcatataattatatacgccagaacgcgtttcgtctatcaaagactcatcagttacgctcaaatcaaaatggttataaagccaagcaaaaacaaagttgaagagtatcaTAAACCCGAAATTTCAAAAACAGTTTTGcaaaatacggcttaggtaatctatttctAGTCTATTCCTTGTCTAATGCGGTAAACATATAACTCAAGTATTACATGTCCTGTTTGTTCGTAAATTAAATTCCTTACGCTTATCGGACCATACACGATTTTGGTTTATCTTTCGTTACATTGTTGACGCCAAAACTGGTTATATCGCCTGGTTATATCAACTGTCTTGTTGACTCCATTAGACGTGTTAGAAAAGTCAATACAAATTTGACGCTAATGTTAAATACCATATGGGTCTACAGTAGGGACCATATCAAAATGAACAGATTATCTTTCATGATATTTACCTTTATAATAAAATTGCGAATGGAAAtgatgaatgtgtcaaagagacaacaacccgagattgtttgttattgttaagaagatttttaaacaataaaaaacaaacagtgTATTCAACAATACAAGGACGATCATCCATCAACAGAACACGATcattatttttgaatgtaattgTATCATAGTTACTGTAATGATCAGTTAAGTTTAAGATCAATGTTCTCCTCTTTTTACGACTTTGTTGACAAATCTGCATATTGATCCAAATaaacgattgaaaaaaaacacaggaATATAATCACATTCGACTCCGATCTATTTTCTTTACCTTAATCTTTGTTCAAAACATTCCGTGTTTGATCTCTGGTAGATAGTTGTGTTTTATCAGTTATACAATATTTCcctattttatatcattttctaGAATAGAGAaatgtgtgacgccggcatTAAATCGACATTTATTGTTCGCTCTATGTTGTATCAAACACCCCCCAGAGCTAAACGTTGTTTAAATCTATACATTAACAATGTTAGTACGAATACAAAATGCAGACATTATGCTATTTTGAGTAGATGCAACAAatcgaaaagaaaaaaaaaattaaaggataCGGTTTACATTAACGTAAGACAGATAGTGTTCAGAtactttttaaatagaaaattgtcATAATTCGattaaaagatttttgaaatgttactttttacattattatcaCTACGTTTAAACTTACACTGTACATTCACTGATATATCTGTTCTTTTCCAGTGCTTTTTATCATTATCATAACGATGATCAACACGACAACGGTAGGTCCCGGCCTGTTGCTTCGTTATGTTTGCTAAAAATAGAGTTTCACTGGAGAGGACAGATACAAAAGTACCTGTTCTGTTTAGTTTCCAGTCGAATAAACATGTCGGATAGCAGGTTGCAGTACAATTAATAGGACCTAATGTAGTTCCTTCTGTAACATTGAGAGCTGTGAATCCAGGTTGCAGCTCAACATTGTCCGGACCATCTACATCAATAAGATAACATATGATAATGTTGAgtagaaaccatgaaaaacattcaattaaactttaaacagGATAACAATAAAAAGAACATGCCCTCCATTATAAACCAGATGCGAACTTAGCTGCTTTATAAAAGTTAAAGCTGTTTGTTTTGAGATAAAAAGGCTATTTAATAATCAATGAACAGAatatatgtaacatattttACACCCACACGtgaaaaggtaaaacaaaataacaacattaaTTCATGTTTAAGCTATTATGGAATACAGTAGTTTATTATtatcatcattattatttttattaaacttctTTGCGTATCATTAACAATAATATCCGTCAATATTCCTTTTTTAATAACGAAAGGAGATATTCACCTGTTGTTCAGGCTTGATATCTATTTTATGCATAAAGAGATATTTATCGTAAAACACtgcataaaagagggacgaaagataccagagggacagtcaaactcataaatcgaaaataaactgacatcgccatggctaaaaaacataaaggacaaaacagacaaacaatagtgcacataacacaccatagaaaactaaagaataaacaacacgaaccccaccaaaaactaggagtgatctcaggtgctccgaaagggtaagcagatcctgctcaccATGTTGCACCCATGGTGTTGCTTATAAGACAacaaagtctaattcggtaggtcacattcatgaaagggaaagggatggtagttacgacgttaggaacatattcgatatcatttgtgaaacggttattccataacggtccaccaactcgtgatggcgtctgtaaaatttttCAACTtaaccatttggaactcttgatttgatagcttccttgtgagctaAAAGCCTTTATCaggaaaatcatgataggaaatgcacgCACGGggatatcgtatcaattgggagatatacaCACCGTATGCAGGTTCTTCTGGGATAATGCTACTTAGAAGTGGAAAGCATAAAGTGTGATAAGAAATGTGTAATACAAACAATGCATTAATTTGATTTGCTAGCTACTGGCTATTCGTTAGTTGACTTTCTTGGTTAagattatgtaaatatattctaCAGAAATTCGTAAACGATATAAACAAACCATTCATACTTCACCTTACAATCTTCTTTTgtcaaaatgttttacattctAAAGCGtacataatagatataggaagatgtgatgtgagtgccaatgagacaactctccatccaaaataacattttaaaaagtaaaccattcaacacggagccttggctcacaccgaacaacaagctataaagggccacaaaATTACTAGActaagtgtaaaaccattcaaacgggaaaacggtctaatctatataaacaaaacgtaaaaagaaacacgtatatattacataaacaaacgacaactactgtacatcagattcctgacttaggacaggtgcaaacatttgcagcgggattaaacattttaatagattCAAACCTTCtccccttttctgaaacaatagcatgacatcgcaacatagaaaaacacacgatgaaatatcaattggcagacttaactcaatcaaaaaacgtatgattacacaataaTGTCTTAGTGTGACTATTGCTGAAGTTTGAATCCAAAATATGACATGTGACGACATACCAGTATGTAAAAGACTAGATCAACTATTCGTGGAAGTTTATTCACCACAATGACTATACAGTTAAGTAATGggtgttatcttttttttttaaagaatagttTTACCCAtccaaatgtgacgtcatttttttatgtgctgttttagaattttaaatgtgacgtcatttcaTGTGCCTTTACACCACTTcgtttgtgacgtcattttctTCACTTTTTGCGTTGAGGCATTGACTAAGTCAGgtgtgtcttttttttgtttcggtttatgtaatgtatccgattttgttttctgtaattagttaatacttcagttttatcatgtatctcttttatattcatttgatagtatttactgtttgcaatagcatttaattgttctaaatactAAGGACGTTCTAATCCCATTCAGAAAACCCTattcgtatttggcacaacctttttgaacttttgatcctcagtgctgtacaactcaGTACTTGTTTTGACTTTtcgaactttttttatttgggcGTCACTAGTGGGTCTTGTGTGAACAAGGTGTGCTTTTgccgtattgaattttaaaccttgtgccttttgttagctattattcatgtgtttccttttgagaaaaaaaatggttgattatatagagaATCACTGACGTGTGACGGGAGCGCGTCCCTCTTAGGCAGCCaggggcccccacttatgaaaattgcTAGATCCGCCActtgtattttcaaattcataataaaaatatatcataatgacatataatagaacaatatcatattgacgggatcttttaaagtacagagtcacgttataagaaacaaagaaacacaaaaattctcatatacaaaacacaccagcaaaaaATGAATGCTAATACAATCAAATTgacgggatgtttaagtacTGAGCCATAAATAAGCTCTAAATAATAAAGCTATaaatggatatcacataaaacattCCAACtgtaaaagtaatattagtaatagaacaaatacaaatatgacacgTTGATAAGACGAAAAACTACATCAGTACGCAGactctatacatcaagaccatcatgtattattgtgaagttgatacggaatacaGTGGGAAAGCCAGTGACATTGAAGAGCTACTTCCGGTAGTCCCGCGGGAAAGGGGACATAATCTAAAAAAATTGAGGTGGCGCTGTAACCAGCGTGTAAACAAAAACGTAGCCTGTGCTTCAGacaataaatctattaaaacaACTTATCATCCATCAGTATTtgagtttaatttttcattagaaTAGATTTTGTCACACGACTGCCAAATTCGGTATTCAAATAAGTGCTCCGTTACTGAAATATGATAAACCAAAAGACTACCTCCGTTGATTTCCAAAAAACCGCGGGTAATCCCCACGACTACAAACAACTGACACAAATGCATCCTAAAGCTTTTCATTGGTcgagatataaataaatgtgaccTAGAAACATATGGGCACATGACTATGTACAGGATTCCCCGTCACTCTGAGTcttgtttacataataaatactTCAACCGGAggtcaaaattcaacatttttcagaCGTTTTCGGAGTTATTTCGGTGCAAAATCAAgcaaattatgtcatattttacaaattttaagcaCAAAATTGATTGAGACAACGAAGGGTGATGATGTTTTCaggattttaaatatattttactcaaaatgTTGAGTGGTTGAAGGCTTTACAacgtcatttgttgatgtttacaaGTTGCTCAAACTCCTCGTATCACATTTTCTGTAGTTATTTAATTATGCTGCTGAAGTATAACAGATTTATGGGCGAGATGTATGTAGTACATTGAAACTGGTTTAATCTATGAACGAATTTGTCCATATATTATAACTTCCATTGTCTGGAAGTAGacctaccccccttttttcaacaaaaaaattcaGTTAGTCAAACGTTGTTGTCTGAATAAGCATGCAAAAATGCAAAGTGTAAGCACTCAGCTAGTCTTTGTTTTAAGCCAATTTTTAGGGTAATGGTTACAGTCATTCTTTAATtctgtaaattattataaatctgaaatgtttcaacttgtcaattttaaaaaaagtacatgtacattgtaccaATCAACAAATATTGCCTGCCTAACTACTCacacatgtttataaatgtctGTCCTTATCATTCTTATCAAGCAACCTGATGTACACTGTGACTAACTATTCATGTTTGAGTGTTTCTGGGCCCTGGGGCATATTTAACTCTTGAGAGCTTGAGATTTACATTCAATAGGAATGCCCAATGCCTAGTACATCAAATGCTTTATACATGTTagagctacatgtatatgaccaTTTAAAGCATTAACAAAATTCTATATCACTTCCAAGGTCTAATTTAAAAATGGTATATGAATGTCTCACTCTGATTTTGGTGATCCTGTTTTGTTGCATTGATATAACTGCTTGacccacatttttattttacaccaGTTTACACGAAAACAAATCTTGGACACAGGATCTATAGTTTATTAAGAATCATACCATTCCTATATCTGTGTGCTGATTTTTCTGCAATAGAATACCTTTTCACACATTTTACTCCATTCTTAAAGCACACATTtgcaataatttgcaaaatcatGTGTTTACATCTAGGAAAAGGGTACATAGACATCTCATTCATAATACTACAcaaggagcaggatctgctcactcttccagagcacatgagatcaaTTATATGTTGTGGGTTCAAGTTgatcagttttcttttttctaatttgtatattagtttaaacttttcatcaaaaagtctgaaaaaagaaatatgtatctactgaaaatgatttatttaggtGCAGGGGTTACCACACTTTGAAATCTACATGGAAGCAAAACAGTGAAAAGTCATGATAGGCTACTTGAGAGACCTCACTATGTCTAGGAGAAGTGAACAGTTCTAGAAACTTTCCATTTAAGTCATTCAAAccttaaaaagaataaaagaccatcattttgactttttatatcttttatttttcttatgtcTCAAATACtacagtatatacatgtatatttctgaTACTAGTGACCGATCCAAAACTTTctatttggggggggggggggggggggggggggggggttgctGCTGCTGAATAACTTAGGAGGGAcccgctccagtgattccctatttaatcaaccaatttttttcctaTGAAAGGGGGGGCCCTATGAATATGCTAGCTTTGCATCAATGAAtctcaggtttttcaatgacattaagTAATATTGTATTGCAACAGTATAGTGTCTCATGTACATTTACCCCacgttatcaatataaaatggtGGGGTGTTTcacattgtatgtatatttgaaaatataaatatgtttagaaataaaagtttattaaatgatgaataaatacaaagtcataaaaataatgttaaaatcaaaaatatgtaaaaagtattttaaacaattaaggagaactattgttaaaattaaaaagttttttaaagtaaaatcaagtCAAATAGTTCTCTGTCCCATACATGTAAATCCTCAATATAGAAATCCTGCTCTTCTTATTCCTATtgttatctgaaaatatataatttatgcagatgatattatcaaatgaatataatttcaaatttctcTAGAGTTGCTAATATGATcggtaaattataatatattttaattgtctaCTGACAAACACATGATCTTCTGAGgtccaaattttaaaaaaaaatgttaaaaggaaATACTGGAATCCGAAGGATCAATCctgaaatcctgagcttaaaaataCCCAATCCAGACGTCCCGAAAAAGGTCCTCTAGAAAAGGTGTAATACTTATTTATACACACCAACAGATGTTTGGAAAAATTTTCtacttagggagctaccatttgatttttctgggtaaaaaaaaaaagcaggatgagacattgcaaaaaaaaaaaaagtcaggacgacaatttaggtaaaaaaagtcaggataaactaaaaaaaaaaagacaggaccgaacagagtgaaaaataaaaaggtagGAAAGAGATaactgctaaaaaaaaaaacaggacaaaatttttcatcctagccccccataaaaatcaaatggtagctcccttataaattcatttacttagtatttaaaattcatcaccataataacatatcaaccttattaatagatataaataatgtttataaagtATAACGTAATATGCAACATTAAATTATCTTACAGGTATCTGTTacttaaaaaataacttttcattcattatcATTCATATCTTTAATACTCCATACCAGTAATTGATAATAAATGTATCCAACGCCAATAAAACCTGGCTACAACACCTAGCCAATACTGAAGGTGGcaataaaattcaacaaatcacataattttttttttagcatgaaAGGAGGGACAGAATTTATACTTTCCTACTGGTGAACATTTCATATACCTGAAatctttaaaagatattttacatGCCCATATGCACTATTCAgcaaaaataatagtacagttGTTCACATAGACAAGGGTCTGGATGGGGTGTTCTgcatttctttatcatttaatcTTTTAGTTCATTggtctctattttttttactttttgtccatAATTTCTCTTTCCTCAATATATAAATTAGCACATCAATAGTTCAAAATGATTATGACCAGACCTAAGGCTTGCTGCtaggaatattttgatttttttctgggatGCATAGGAAGTCGTCCCAGAAAAAAAGTAGTCTTGTCAgacttcataattatttggactagcatGTCATTTGCtctattttttacttattttatggtaaattttCTCCTATCTTGTTCCTATAGTAATAATTCTCTAATTCTTTATACGCTTTAATAATCATAGTtcccagtggcagatccagggatAGGGTTCCTTTTtggggacgatcaatgcatttgaattgggacatatatttggaacccccctttatcctggggatgctatatttttattttgtttgttttttgtgttttttgggttcaaaaataaaaatattaacctTTTTACTATTCGAGACAACCAAACAAATCAGCACATATGCATTACACAACTGTAAACctttaattaaaatgtaaatgctAACATTGGCCTGCcaaaattgaagttttattcatattgaAGTCTCACGCTGGAAAAGGGgcgtttatttacatgtggtctACGGAAATTTACTGGATTTAAGAATCGAAAAGAGGCAAACATGTAGCCATAACTCGATCAGATCAATAAATTATGTTATGGATAGTATTAATATCTTTCTACTAACCATTAAAAGCAATAATACTAGGATTTCGTGAGCTCAGAAACCTTAATCTGTTGAAAAATGGCGTCGATTTGTGTGCTTCCTTTTCGCAGCCTCAGTTACAATTTGACACGGAGTGATGGgtatttatgcaaatatttaggGACTcctatcatcatagatactatttttggtcattttatatttaaatagccAATAGGATGCAAATGTGTCAGTTATTTTCAGAAGGGGAAAACACCCGCCATATTTTTATCTCCAAATTAACAACGTCACTTGTCACTTTCAGATGTTCgtttcttgtaaaataaaatcgtataagaagaaaaaatagcaTGGTCACCTGTAAAACTTACCTATataactaatttatgatgaaatgACACAAGTTTAATtgtctttaatgataaatttctCGAAAAATCACACGTACACGATGTAAACAAATTGCCGCGATGGCGCGATACTGTCGCCCTCTATGAAAAATCGCGATTGTCGCCCTTGATTTTCTGGCCGTTACGTCATATGGAAGGAGGCGCAGAATCGATCCGTGGCTTTCCCACtgatatttatcaacaaggtattGGTACCTTCCAATGAACTTTTTTATCAAAAGGACGAGACTTTCTTTGACATACCcttggttcatcaactttcaaACACAAATCGAGCGATAATCAATTCCAATAAGTAAAGAAACAACAAATTAGCAAAACAAATACTGATTGGCAAATAATCATCACATAACCTTTATTTAGAAATTGCAATTTGTAAGAGCATTAATCGTTATATTGAAAGAAATGCGAGTCTTGTATGAAACAACCAACGAGTATAGCATTTAAATGCCACACATGCCTATTTTATTATAACAGTTGACATAAAAGATTGATACAATAAATATACTTACAAAAAGGATCAAGCGTAACAGTACCACTCATGATAGATACTTCCCCACGATCATCAGTTGCCTGACAATATATGTGCATTCCTTTATCCGACTTATCAAGAGTGTTTATTATTAACTTATTGCCTTCATCATCACCTCTTGAGTTTCCAAAAAATGAATACGACAAATTTGAAGGTATATACTCTGGCCATCGTTGTACCATTGAATGACAGGTAAAAGTAACTCTGCTGTTGACAAATGGTTGCTTGGGATCAATGGTTAAAGTTGGGTTCGTTGGTTtatctgaaatatttatcaacaaatgaaataatgtaaagatatttattatattgtttgtaaaacaaacaatttgtaaattattttaagttcaaatatatGTATTCAATACGatgagaaaaatatcaaatcaaaagattGTGATTACAGTGCGAATCCACGAGAGTGATTTGAAGATTCGTCTTGCGGTAAATTTGTCTTTAAcacaacatttatttatttccatAGGGgagatttcttctttttttaagcATATTTTGTAGTTTAACAATTCACATATATTAGACACACATTTTACTAGTAAGTTATGTCTCTCCAAAACACGAATTTGTGAATAATAGGACAATACAATAACAAGACTacgattttattattaaaaatttctaaatcaATCATCCCTCACCACATTAtatagatcttttttttttttaaatcggagGTTAAGTCCTAGAAACGTAAAAAAGATTCAATGGTGATGTAACAATAACGTCACACACATGTCGATATTGGTTAATTTGACATATATATCCATTTGCACA
This is a stretch of genomic DNA from Mytilus trossulus isolate FHL-02 chromosome 6, PNRI_Mtr1.1.1.hap1, whole genome shotgun sequence. It encodes these proteins:
- the LOC134722821 gene encoding nephrin-like; its protein translation is MCLEYNVRIQGIISRGGYTYSSEFTTHKFVMKNTTVTAKMDENVFLIWRTGFTDTNMFTVEKNNKIIYTSQYGDILENSPSKKYKFDNITTDVSTINITVIHVNKIDAGLYQTVKDGKVNGCCLLVVTDKPTNPTLTIDPKQPFVNSRVTFTCHSMVQRWPEYIPSNLSYSFFGNSRGDDEGNKLIINTLDKSDKGMHIYCQATDDRGEVSIMSGTVTLDPFYGPDNVELQPGFTALNVTEGTTLGPINCTATCYPTCLFDWKLNRTGTFVSVLSSETLFLANITKQQAGTYRCRVDHRYDNDKKHWKRTDISVNVQYSPKINSFWINSEINPSTHSFNEDTNPRIVLRIESNPDPQLEVNSSLLTGSPLSYTKMSNGDFSTELPSLRCEDSGIFTIQARNGIAYGDNKTVNLTILCKPRNVKKDHTIGAQINNELHIIMHVVSFPAPNVTWMRTPSYIWRVRRDTYDYRYNISSTIQITSEKGFGDYGLRICNTEGCIEEHITVKPEDRPEAPQNVSYEATTFRSVNLSWIAGFNGGHRQNFSVQFKTVDDDNWDTRIVQTSDTGTGSKVYYTLDLLKPDTLYQVMVLSTNKHGKRNASLEFKTEVEPTLSSPSSTSVSPLSIGIGSGIAVLVLTIIVLVFIMRRKKTSQTGM